From Kitasatospora sp. MAP12-44:
GCTGGCCGGCTGGGAGGGCAACGGCCGAGCCGAGAACCACGACGAGTACCTGCACCGGATCCGCGGTGAACTCGCCCTGCTGCGCGGCGATCTGGCGCTGGCCGCCGAGCAGCTGGCGAAGTCCGTGCGCGGGGACGGCAAGGACGAGCCGGCCCAGCACGTGCTGCCCACCGTCCGGTTGGCGATCGACCTCGCCGCACGGACCGGCCGGCCGTTGCAGGCACGGGCCGAGCTGCTGGCGGTGCTGGACCGCGGGCTGCCCGCGAAGGGCGACTGCGGGCTGCTGCCGGTGCTGGCCCGGGCCGCCGGGGTGGAGGCCGACTCGGTCGGCCTGCCCGCCGCCGACCTCGGCCGGGCGCCGGTGCTCGACCGGATCGCCCGGTTGCTGGCGAGCCAGCGGCCGGTGGTCCCGCTGCACGTGGGCTGGGCGCGGTTGGCCGAGGCCGAGTTGGCCCGGGCCACCGGCGCCGACACCCCGGCGCACTGGGCCGCCGCGATCACCCCGCTGCGCGCCACCGGGCTGCCCTATCCGCTGGTCCTGGCGCTGCTCGGGGCGGGCCGGGCGGCCGCCGGGGCGGGCCGGCGGGAGGAGGCCGGCCCGCTGCTGCACGAGGCGGCCGCGCTGGCGGCGCTGCGCGGGGACGCCGCGCTCGGCCAGGAGATCGCCCGGCTGGTGGACCGGGCCGGGGTGGCCCGCCCGGCGGCCGAGGAGCCGAAGGGGGCGCCGGCGCCGACCGCCGCGTTCGCCCTGACCCCGCGCGAGACGGATGTGCTGCGGTTGCTGACCCAGGGATGGACCAACCGCCAGATCGCCCAGGAGCTCTTCATCTCGCCCAAGACGGCCAGCGTGCATGTCTCCAACATCCTGGCGAAGTTGGAGGTCTCGGGGCGAGGCGAGGCGGCCGCGCTCGCGCACCGCCTGCGGCTGTTCCCCGAAGCTGCCCCCGAACTTGCCCGGGAAGGTGCCCAGGAGGCCGTGCCGGCCGGGGCTTTCGGCCGGTCTCACGCCCCGGCGCATTGACGCACAGGGCCCGGCGCACGGACGCACACGCCCCGGCGCGCGCGCTTCAGCGTGTGCGCTACGGCCAACCGGGCCGATCTGGTGGAAGCGGGTGCATATCCCTACTCTCGGACCATTACTCTAAGTTGAGTGTGCGTGTCATTGAGTGACCACAGTGGTGTAGTGTCCCGACTGGGAGTACTGGTGCGGCGCGACGGTCGTCGGATGTCGGCCCGCCCGCTGGACGCAGGCCGGCGGTCCGTCTGCGGCCGGCGAAGCCGCAGTCCGGGGGGCACGCGGCCCCGGGCCGGAGGGGGAGGTGCCGGGTGAACCCCGCCGATGCCATGCCGTCGACCGTTGCCGCGCCGCCGCCTGCCGCGCTCGCGCCCAAAGTCGCGCTCCCGTCCGGGGTCGCGCTGCCGATCGGGGTCGGGCTCGCGCCCGGGTGCGAGGGTGAACCGATGAGCCCGTCCGACCCCCCGCGCGGGCTCACGTTCGACCAGCGCCTGCCCGGCGTGCTGCTGGCGTTCCTCTGGCTGGCCTACGCGCTGGGCGCCGCCAGCGGCTGGGGTTCGCGCGAAGTGGCACTGTTCATGGGCGATTTCGGCCTGGCGGGGGCCGCGCTGGCGGCCGCGCTCTCCTGTCTGGTGCACGGCTGCACGGTGCCGGGGCCGGCCCGCCCGGCCTGGCTGCTCTTCGGGCTCTCCTCCTGCACGGTCGCCCTGGGCAACGGCACCTGGGGCTGGTACGAGGTGGTGCTGCGCACCGACCTGCCCCCCGACTCGCTGGCCGTCTACGCCTTCCTGCCGTTCGCCCCGCTGGCCATCGTCGGCCTGCTGGTGCTCGCCCAGCGCCCGCGCGGCGCGGCCGGCTGGTTCTGCCTGCTGCTGGACGGCTGGCTGGTGGCCGGCTCGCTCTTCACGCTGAGCTGGAGCCTGGCGCTCGGCCGCACCGCCGAGGGCCAGACCGGCGATCCGCTGAGCCTGGCGCTCAACCTGGCCTATCCGGTGCTGGACATCCTGATGGTCTCGCTGGTGGTCGGCCTGCGGTTCCGCGGCCGGGACTGCAACCGGGCCGCCGTGCACACCGCGATGCTCGGGCTGGCCGTGACGGTGGCCTGCGACGCGCTCTTCACCTCCGTGCACAGCACCTACCGCTCCGGCGGGATCCTGGACGCCGGCTGGTTCGCCGGCAGCCTGCTGCTCGCCTCGGCGCCCTGGTCGACCCGCCGGCAGCGGCGCCACCCCAGCCGCGAGCACCCCTCGGCGGGCGGTGCGCCGCGCCGCCGGGTCGCCTCCACCTTCAGCGCGCTGACCCCGTACGCCGCCGCCTCGGTCTGCACCGCGGGCATCCTCTACAACGCCCTCGGAGGGCACCCGATGGACCGGGTGGTGATCGTGGTGGCCTGCACCGTGGGCCTGGCGCTGATCGTCCGCCAGGGCATCATGCTGCTGGACAACCTGTCGCTGGCCCAGGAGTTGTCGCAGAAGGAGTCGCACTTCCGCTCGCTGGTGCAGGGTTCCAGCGACGTGATCATGATCGCCGGGGCCAACGGCGTGCTCTCGTACGTCAGTCCGGCCGCCCTCGGGGTCTACAGCCGGGATCCGGAGGAGCTGGTGGGCGGGCGGCTGCTCGACCTGGTGCACCCGGAGGACACCGACCGGGTGGTCGGCGAGGTCCGCCGGTTCCTGGCCCGCAGCAGCCGCCCGGCCCGCCACCTCACCCACCACCCGGCCCGCAGCGGCGAGCCGAGCGCCCGGGTGGAGTGCCGGATCCGCTCCGGCAGCGGCGAGTGGCTGCACGTCGAGTCCACCGTCAACCGGTACCGCGACGGGCTGATCCTCAACAGCCGCGACGTCACCGAACGGGTGCGCCTGCAGGCCCAGTTGCAGCACAACGCGTTCCACGACCCGCTCACCGACCTGCCCAACCGGGCGCTGTTCGCGCAGCGGCTGCGCGCCGCGCTGGGCGCCGACGGCCCGCGCGAGCACTCGCGTGAGCACCCGCCGGAGGAGGCCGGGCCGCCGGCCGTGCTCTTCCTGGATCTGGACGGCTTCAAGGCGGTCAACGACAGCGCCGGCCACCAGGTCGGCGACGAGCTGCTGGTGCAGGCCGCCCGGCGGCTGCAGGGCGTGGTCCGCGCGGGGGACACCGTGGCGCGCTTCGGCGGCGACGAGTTCGCCGCGCTGGTCTGCGGCCCGCGCGGCCGCGCGCAGGTCCAGGAGCTGGCCGAGCGGCTGCGCCGCGCGCTCTCCGAGCCGTACTGGATCGGCGGCGCCGAGCTCGGGGTGGCCGCCAGCATCGGCATCGCCTTCGGCCCGGCGGCGGACGGCCCGGCCGAGCAGGCCGAGTCGCCCGAGCAGCTGGCGGACGAGCTGATGCGCAACGCCGACCTGGCGATGTACCGGGCCAAGTCGCAGGGCAAGGGCCGGGTGGTGCTCTACAGCCCGGCGATGCGGGCCGACCTGGACCGCCGCAAGGAGCTGGACGACCGGCTGCGGGTCGCCGTTCGCGAGGGCAGCTTCGCGCTGCTGCACCAGCCGGTGGTGGACCTGCGCAGCGGCGCCGTCACCGGGGTCGAGGCGCTGGCCCGCTGGCGCTCGGCGCAGGGGCTGCTGCTGACCCCGGTGGAGTTCCTGCGCAGCTCCGACCACGGCGACACCGCCAACCGCTTCGCCCGCTGGCTGCTCCAGCAGACGGTGTCCGAGGCGGCTCTGCGGGCCGCTGCCGGGGCCGCGCTGGGCGGCCGCCTGGGGTCGGGCGCTGTCCCGGTCTCGGTGCGGCTCTCCGCCGAGCGGCTCTGCGCGCCCGGCGTCTACGAGACCATCGCCGGCGCGCTGCGGGACACCGGCCTGCCGCCCGGGCAGCTGATCGTCGAGCTGGCCACTGCTGGCCCGGACGGCATGGCGGACGAGCTGGGCCGCCGGCTGGCCGCGCTGCGCCGGCTCGGTGTGGGCGCCGCGGTGGCGGGCTTCGGCACCGGCAACGGCTCGCTCGGTGCGCTGGCCCGGCTGCCCTTCGACGCGCTCAAACTGGACCGCTCGCTGGTCCAGGAGCTGCCCGTCTCGCCGCGCAGCCGGGCACTGGCCGGGCACGCGCTGCGGCTGGGCCGGGACCTCGGCCTGGTCACGGTGGCCGAGGGGGTGGACCAGCCGCGCCAGGTGACGATGCTTCAGGAGCTCGGCTGCCGGCAGGGGCAGGGGCTGGCCTTCGCCCAGCCGCTGGACGAGTACCGGCTGCGCCGCGCACTGGCCCGCCGGCTCTACCCGCTGCCCCGGCCGATCGGCGCGGTCTCCGCCCGGCGGGCCTACCTCGCCGCCGCGGACACCCGTTCGGGTGTACGTCCGGAGGCCGGCTCTGGCTGCCCGCCGCACCACCACGGCGGTCCCAGGACACCGGACCACCGGGCCGCGGCGGGCCCGTCCGGCGGCCAGGGGACCGGTCCCACCGTGGGTCCGCATGGCGAGACGGTGATCCCGCCCGCTTGACACTGACGGTGGCTCGGGAGGAAGGTCGGTGCCATGCGCACCCGAATTCTCGTACTTGGCGGGC
This genomic window contains:
- a CDS encoding EAL domain-containing protein produces the protein MSPSDPPRGLTFDQRLPGVLLAFLWLAYALGAASGWGSREVALFMGDFGLAGAALAAALSCLVHGCTVPGPARPAWLLFGLSSCTVALGNGTWGWYEVVLRTDLPPDSLAVYAFLPFAPLAIVGLLVLAQRPRGAAGWFCLLLDGWLVAGSLFTLSWSLALGRTAEGQTGDPLSLALNLAYPVLDILMVSLVVGLRFRGRDCNRAAVHTAMLGLAVTVACDALFTSVHSTYRSGGILDAGWFAGSLLLASAPWSTRRQRRHPSREHPSAGGAPRRRVASTFSALTPYAAASVCTAGILYNALGGHPMDRVVIVVACTVGLALIVRQGIMLLDNLSLAQELSQKESHFRSLVQGSSDVIMIAGANGVLSYVSPAALGVYSRDPEELVGGRLLDLVHPEDTDRVVGEVRRFLARSSRPARHLTHHPARSGEPSARVECRIRSGSGEWLHVESTVNRYRDGLILNSRDVTERVRLQAQLQHNAFHDPLTDLPNRALFAQRLRAALGADGPREHSREHPPEEAGPPAVLFLDLDGFKAVNDSAGHQVGDELLVQAARRLQGVVRAGDTVARFGGDEFAALVCGPRGRAQVQELAERLRRALSEPYWIGGAELGVAASIGIAFGPAADGPAEQAESPEQLADELMRNADLAMYRAKSQGKGRVVLYSPAMRADLDRRKELDDRLRVAVREGSFALLHQPVVDLRSGAVTGVEALARWRSAQGLLLTPVEFLRSSDHGDTANRFARWLLQQTVSEAALRAAAGAALGGRLGSGAVPVSVRLSAERLCAPGVYETIAGALRDTGLPPGQLIVELATAGPDGMADELGRRLAALRRLGVGAAVAGFGTGNGSLGALARLPFDALKLDRSLVQELPVSPRSRALAGHALRLGRDLGLVTVAEGVDQPRQVTMLQELGCRQGQGLAFAQPLDEYRLRRALARRLYPLPRPIGAVSARRAYLAAADTRSGVRPEAGSGCPPHHHGGPRTPDHRAAAGPSGGQGTGPTVGPHGETVIPPA